The Oleidesulfovibrio alaskensis DSM 16109 DNA window TGTTGCAGAAGCTGGGCCTGCATTACAGGGTTGTCACCCTGTGCAGCGGGGATATGGGCTTTTCTGCGGCAAAAACATACGATCTGGAAGTGTGGCTGCCCGGACAGGATAAATACCGCGAGATATCCTCGTGTTCCAACTGCACCGATTTTCAGGCCCGCAGAGCCAATATCCGCACCAGACTGGCCGATGCTAAAAAACCTGTGTTCCTGCACACGCTCAACGGTTCGGGGCTGGCTGTGGGCCGTACGCTGGTGGCCATACTGGAAAACTACCAGCAGGCTGACGGCAGTGTGGTGGTGCCCGAAGTTCTGCGTCCCTACATGGGCGGCGTGGCACTGCTGACTCCCGACGGACCTTTCTAGGCGCGGCCGGCAGACTGTCGACGATTTTTTTCATTTTTCCGCTTGACAGTTTTGCCCTCGCACCGTACAACGCATTCCTCACTTCGGGGGCGTTAACTCAGCCGGTAGAGTACCTGCCTTTTAAGCAGAGAGCCGCTGGTTCGAATCCAGCACGCCCCACCAAGTAAGCAAAGGTTGCGACACATGTCGCAACCTTTTTTCGTTTCCGGCTCCTGTCTTCTGCACCACCTGCATACGCCTGCCCGGCACACAGAAAAACAGGCGGCAGCAGTTCCGGCAAACAGGTGGCAGACAACCGGCCCTGCCCGCGGCACCGTTCCTGACGCCCGTGCGGCCGCCCGCCCCCTGCGGAGCATTCCCGGACAAACAGCATCCGGCATTGCAGCACCGGGCATTGCAGCACCGGGCATTGCAGCACCGGGCAGACGCCCGCAAGCTGCACAGCTCCTCCGTGCTCCGGACAGTCCTTCAAAAAGACAGAAAACTGCACCTTCCGCCCCGTACAGACAACAATGCCCCGCAGGGCGGGGCATCGGCGGGTACCATCACAGCACAGCGTTATACTTCGTAATCAATGGCTTTGCGGCCGGAAACCACGGCCTTGATAAAGCCCACGCACTTCACATGCTCCGGGTGCTCCGCATATGCCTGCAGGTCTTCCGCACTGGCATGCACGGTCTGCAGAATAACATCCACCTGTTCCGTTGTGGTCGCGGCAATGGCCGAAGACGCTTCAATGGCCATGAGCGACGGAATCCGGCCATCCAGTTCGCGCAGCATACGGATCATCTTTTCAGCATTTTCCGCTGCTGTGGCGCCTTCCGCCTCTTCCTTGAGCGTCCACCAGACAATATGCTTGATCATTTGTCACCTCTGTTTATGGGGGTTGCACTGCCAGTAACAGCCGGCAGAGTATGCGGCATGCCGCCGCGGGGTCAAGTATCGGGATTGCAGCCTTCGCCTGTTTCCCTTACACGAAGGGGGACCTTTTACCGGCCGTAACGACCTGCGGAGGCTATCAGATGCAGTCCCTTGAAATATTCACGCTGCGCCACGTGCTTGACCGGAGCGCAGAACTCTTTGCCGATCAACCGGCACTTTCCGCCGTGGGCGGCACACCTGTCACCTACAGCGAGTTTAAAGAACAGGTGGAAACCCTCAGCGGTCTGCTGATCGAACAAGGCATCGCGCCGGGCGATCGCGTGGCCCTGCTGGCGGAAAACAGCCCCAACTGGGGCATCGCTTTTTTTGCCATCACCACCATGGGCGCCGTGGCAGTGCCCATCCTGCCGGAATTCCATCCGGACGCGGTGCACCACATCATCCGCCACTCAGAATCAAAGGCGGTCTTTGTTTCTGAAAAACTGTTCAGCAAGGTGGAAGACGGGCATTATGACGAAACGCCGGTTTTCCTGCTGATGGAAACATTCCGTCCGGTGGAGCTGGGCACATCGCGCGACCTTGTGCGCGAATTCAAGGCAGCCGGTCTGCGCGAATTCCGCAGACTGAAAGAAAAAGCCATGCGGCTTGCCCAGATGGAACCGGCAGAGGTGAAAGAAGACGACGTGGCCTCGCTCATCTACACATCCGGTACCACCGGCCATTCCAAGGGTGTCGTGCTGCTGCACCGGAACATTGTTTTCGACGCCGACGCCGTCAAAAGCATTGTTCAGGTAGGCCCCGGCGACAGGCTGCTTTCCATCCTGCCGCTTTCACACACTTACGAATGTACGCTGGGGCTTGTGCTGCCGGTGCTCAACGGTGCCCACATCCATTATATGGACAAGCCGCCCACCGCCCGCGCACTTATTCCGGCCATGGGCAAAGTGCGCCCGACATGTATGCTTTCCGTGCCGCTTGTCATTGAAAAGATTTATAAATCAGCCATCCTGCCCAAACTGACAGGATCCTTTTTCAAACGCCTGCTGTACGGCATTGCTCCGGTGCGCAAAAAATTGAACGCCGTGGCCGGCAAAAAACTGCTGGAAACCTTCGGCGGCAAGCTGCGCATATTCTGCATCGGCGGAGCATCTCTGGCTCCCGATGTGGAGCAGTTCCTGCGTGAGGCGGCCTTTCCCTACGCCATCGGGTACGGTCTGACAGAAACCTCGCCCCTTGTGGCGGGGTCCGGTCCGGCGCACACGCGCTTTACATCCACGGGCTGGCCGCTCATCGGCGTGGAGGTGCGCATCGACGCCCCCGATCCGGCCACGGGAGAAGGCGAAATTCTGGTCAAAGGCCCCAATGTGATGCGTGAATATTACAAAGCGCCGGAAATCACCAAAAACACCTTCACAGAAGACGGCTGGTTCCGCACCGGCGATCTGGGCAAATTTGACGCCGACGGCTACCTGTACATCAAGGGACGGCTGAAAAATGTCATTGTCGGCCCCAGCGGCGAAAACATTTATCCGGAAGAGATAGAGGCGGTCATCCAGCAGTCGCCCTATGTGCTTGAAACGCTGGTCTACCGTCACGAAGGCAAGCTCGCAGCGCGCATCCACCTTGATTATGCCCGGCTTGACGAAGAGTACGGGTCGCTGCCTGCAGCCAAAATGGCTAAAAAAACAGACGACCTGCTGGAAGAAATACGCACTGCCGCCAACCAGCAGGTGGCCAGCTTTGCGCGTCTGCATAAAGTGTTTGAGCAGACTGAACCTTTTGAAAAAACCCCCACGCACAAAATCAAAAGATATCTGTACGTGGAGCAGCAATAACTGCCTGCATCGGGCGGGGTGCCAACCACCCTGCCCGATGCATACCTGATGCCCGCCGCATGTCCGCAGCGCCCCGCCCGATATCCTGACTGATCTTCCGTCTGCCGGTCCGCCGGATGTATGGTGCAAAAACTTTTACTCCGGCATACGCTTCTCTTCGCCGGTTAAAGTTTTTATACGTCCGCGTCGCTGCACCCTGCAAACGCACCACACAATGAAATACTTATATAACAGAATGATACAAGACAAAGCAGCACGGCCACACATGTTGGCACGGCAGTTGCTATATACAAATTACCTTCTTTCTTTTGCGAACATTTTAACCGACTGAACGGCTTCCGGCGACGGAGGCCGTTTTTTCATGCCCCCGACAGGGCTTCCGTGCCTTCGGGTTTTCCTTGCGCTTTGGGCAGCACGCGGGCAGAACAGGGGCATTCTCTGATGCGGCCACATGCACCGCGTATTAACTTTCTCTGCTCTCATAAGGAGGCGCCATGCAGCTTCATACTGTTTCCGTAAAAAACCCCGAAAGCCTCAATATGATTCTGGGACAGTCCCACTTCATCAAAACCGTTGAAGACGTGCACGAGGCCATTGTGTGCACGGTGCCCGGAGCAAAATTCGGCATTGCCTTCTGCGAAGCTTCGGCAGACTGCCTTATCCGCTGGAGCGGCACAGACCAGTCGCTCATCGACCTTGCCGTCACCAACGCGCAGGCGCTTGGCTGCGGACACACCTTCATCATCTTCATGCGCGACATGTTCCCCATCAATATCCTGAACACCATCCAGCAGGTACCTGAAGTGGTCCGTATTTTCTGCGCCACAGCCAACCCCGTGCAGGGCATTGTCGCCGAAACCGATCAGGGCCGCGGCCTTATGGGCGTGGTGGACGGTTTTGCTCCCAAGGGTGTGGAAACGGAAGAGCATATCGCCAAGCGCAAAGGATTTCTGCGGACCATCGGCTACAAACTGTAACCGACCGCATGCACACAATCAGAAACCGGCTCCGGCCGGTTTTTTTTATGCCCTCCGGCGGCTTTCACGCACTTCGTTCTACAGGGCGGCCCCTGCCTGTCCCAAACCGGCATAACGGCAACACGGACAGCATTAGCCTCGTAAAAACAGCATATTACCATCAAAAGCCTGCCTTAAAAGCAGAAAGCCTCTCCGGAATTCTCTGCACGCAACAAAAAAAGTCAGTATGCAACGAGTATACTATTACAATGCATACAACAAAAACTTTGTCTTTATAAAAATTTTTATGACGCATAAAATACATCAAGTATATAAAAAACAACATTACCGTCCGCGATTTGACAAAAAACTGACGTTCTGTATAGTAAAATAAGACATAAGCAGGAAAGAAAGACAAATCAGTCTTCTGAATGCGGCGTTTTGTTACAAGATATAATCCTGCACTGACTGGAAACTTGCATACATGCCGCACTCGGAAAGCGCCGCAGCGCTGCCCGCAGGCAGCCCCGCCGACACGCGGCCAGACGCAACAAGACGGCCCTTGTTGCCGCGCCACCATCCATGAAAGAGCTCAACGAACGTCAACGCGAAGTAGTAAGCATGCTGGGCAACAGCACTTCCACCTCCGGCTGGGAGGACTGGAAATGGCATGTCCGCAATTCCATCCGTACTGTCGAAGCAGCGGAAAAAATTCTCGGGGTCACCTTCAGCGATGAAAAACGCGCTCTGTACAAGCGCACGCTGGACAAATTCCCCATGTCCATCACCCCCTATTATTTTTCGCTCATCGATCAGGAAGACTACGAAAGCGATCCCGTTTTCATGCAGGCTTTTCCGGATATACGCGAACTGAACGTAAGCCCGCACGACATGGCAGACCCGCTGCACGAAGATGAAGACAGCCCCGCACCGGGCATTACACACCGTTACCCCGACCGCGTGTTGTTTCACGTTTCCAACCTGTGCTCCATGTACTGCCGCCACTGCACCAGAAAGCGCAAGGTGGGCGACAGGGACTCGGTGCCGGACCGCGGACAGCTGAAACAGGGCATTGAATACATCCGCCGCACCCCCGCCATACGCGACGTGCTGCTTTCCGGCGGCGACCCGCTGATGCTCTCTGACGAACGGCTGGACTGGCTGCTGGGTGAAATACGCAGCATCCCGCATGTGGAAATTATCCGCATCGGCAGCCGCATGCCCGTGGTCCTGCCCTACCGCATCACCGACGGGCTGCTTGCCGTACTTAAAAAACACCACCCGCTGTGGCTGAACACACATTTCAACCACCCGAGAGAGCTTACCCGCACATCACGCCGGGCACTGGCCCGCATGGCGGATGCAGGCATTCCGCTGGGCAACCAGAGTGTTCTGCTGGCGGATGTGAACGACTGCCCCCGCCTTTTCAGAACTCTGAACCAGAAGCTGGTGCAGAACAGAGTGCGCCCTTACTACATGTATCAGTGCGACCTGTCCGAAGGGCTTTCCCACTTCCGCACACCGGTGGGCAAGGGTATCGAAATTATTGAAAGCCTTGTGGGACATACCAGCGGCATGGCTGTTCCGACCTATGTCATAGACGCCCCCGGCGGTGGCGGCAAAATACCCATGATGCCCAACTACGCCATATCTCAGGGCGTAAACAAAGTGGTGCTGCGCAATTACGAAGGCGTCATAACAACATACACCGAACCGGACAGCTATGAGCCATCCTATTGCGACCGCGACTGCCGGTCGTGCCATCTGACGCTGAAAGAAGACGACGCGGACGAAACCGGCGCCATAGGTATAGAAAAGCTGCTCTCGGACTGGGACGACACAACCAGCCTTACACCGGAAAACAACGAGCGCCTGGCCCGCCGCGATGCCCCTGCGGACAACCCCGCGGACGACGGCGCTGCGCCTGCGGTGCAGGCAAAGGGGTGACAGCATGCAGACAAGCCTGACCGAATTTGTCACCGAGACACGCCCCGTGTGTCCTCCCGATGCGGAACAGCCCGACGAAGTGCGCACCGTCGGCCGTTCCGTCATACAGCACGGCCCGCTGAACGACAGAGTCTATCTGATGAAGGTGGACCCTGACGAAGCCCCGCAGCTTATCAGAAAAGTATACGGCCTTGCCGAGGAACACGGGTATTCGAAACTGTTTGCCAAGGTTCCCCAGAAGGCTATTCCGCTGTTCACGCAGCACGGATTCACCAAAGAAGCCTGTGTGCCCGGCATGCAGAACGGAGACGGCGACATATGCTTTATGAGCCGCTTTCTGCGGCTGTGGCGGCAGAAACCCGCCGACAGTGCAAAAATGCGCTCAGTTTTGCAGATAGCCGCTGCCAAACCCCCTCTGCCGCCGTCCGCACTGCCTGCGGGATATGAACTGCAGGAAATGCGGCCCCGCCATACGCGGGAGATGGCGGCGCTGTATGCCCGCGTCTTTCCCAGCTATCCGTTTCCCATCCACGAACCGGACTATCTGGAGCACTGCATGAAAAACGACGTGCGCTTTTTCGGGGCAATGGCCGGTGACGGCATTGCGGCGCTGGCTTCCGCCGAAATGGACACCGCACATGCCAACGCCGAAATGACAGACTTTGCCACGCTGCCCGCCCACCGCGGCAAACGCCTTGCGCGTCACCTGCTGGCGCACATGGAAAAAGCCCTGCCTGAAAACGGCATACGCACGGCCTACACCATCGCCCGTGCCGTTTCTGCGGGCATGAATGTGACCTTTGCCCGCTGCGGCTACCGCTATGCGGGCACACTGGTCAACAATACAAATATCGCCGGACGCATAGAGAGCATGAACGTCTGGTTCAGGCAGCTTGCATGACGTTTGCCGCCCGCGCTTCGCGGTGCCTCCGGCACTGCTGCGCAGCAGCGGCACCGCGTGCAGCCGGAACACAAACCGCCCCGGAAAAATTATTCTCCGGGGCGGTTTACCATATGGTGCAGAAAGCTATTTTTTCAGCGTCTTGCCGGCGCTGAAAGCCTGTCCCAGATACTCGCCCACGGCATAGTAGCCGCGCGTCACCGGTGCAAAAATGACCGGATCAACCTTGCGGATATCAGGCATACCGTCTTCGCCCAGGCAGGTTTCATCCACTTTGACGTCCAGTATTTCGCCTATGAACTGGGTATGCAGACCGATGCTGTGCGAATGAGTCAGTGCGCACTCGATGACCAGAGGAAACTCCGCCACATAGGGTGCATCCACAAATCCGCCTTTTTCGGGAGTCAGCCCCAGCGTTTCAAACTTGTTTTCGGTCTCGCCGCTGACCATGCCCGCATAATCGGCATGAGCCATATACGCCGAGGAAGGTATGGACACGGTGAACGCCCTGCGGGCCAGAATGGCGCCGTGCGAATAGGTTGCGGGACGCAGCGAAACGGCAAGACTGGGCGGCTTTGAGCAGCAGATGCCTGCCCATGCCGCAGCCATGATATTGGGGCGGTCCTGCGCGTCATAGGTGCCCACGCAGAAAAGCGGAGCAGGATATGCAAGCGTCTTTGCGCCGAACGATTTCTTCATGGGTATACTCCTGACTGGATTTCGGCCGTTACCGGCGGCCGTTATACGCAAGCCGGCTAAATGCCGGTTTGCTGCATTGTGCCTGCCCCGCGTCCGTGTGGCAAGCCGCTGCCCTGCAAACGCAAAATTGACAACACCGGCAGCCGCAAACCGGCGCACGACGTTTCATTTTGCCATTTTTGTATTTTTGCAACTTGCAGGGTGTGCCGCTTTCTGCTAGCGACAAACTGTTGTTGTCTCGGCATTACGGGAACTTCCGCTCTCAAGGAAGTGGTCACTCCCGTCCGGCTTCGTGCCCGCAGTCAACCCTTTCCAACCCCGAAGAAGGATACGAGCATGTTGAGGAAGTTCACCATCATGGCAGCAGTGCTGGCGCTTTCGCTGGCCTTCGCAGGAACCGCTTTTGCGGGCAAGACCCTCATCAACGGCATTGACGCCAACTACCCGCCCTTTGCCTATGTGGACAAAGACGGCAAACCCGCAGGCTTCGACGTGGACGCCATGGAATGGATTGCCGCAAAAATGGGATTCACCGTAAAGCACAAGCCCATGGAATGGTCCACCATCGTACAGAGCCTTGTCTCCAAAAAAATCGACATGGTCTGTTCCGGCATGAGCATCACCGAAGAGCGCGCCCGTCAGGTCAGCTTCTCCGACCCGTACTGGACCGTGGCGCAGGTATTCATCGCCAAAAAAGGCTCCGGCCTTACCGTGGAGCAGGTATTCACCGGCGGTAAAAAGCTGGGCGTGCAGTCCGGCACCTCTGAAGCCGACTGGCTGGACAAGGAAAAACCCAACAAGCCCGAGTGGAACTACACCGTCCGTTTTTACGATTCCGCACCGCTGGCCATTGAAGATGTGATCAACGGCCGCATAGACGCCGCCGCCATGGACATCGCCCCTGCGCAGGACGCCCAGCGGGTGAAGCCCATTGAAGTGGTGGGTTCCTTCACCGATCCTGAATATTTCGGCATAGCCGTACGCAAAGAAGACAAAGAACTGCTGGAAACCATCAACAAGGGACTGGCACTGCTGAAAGCCGACCCCTACTGGGAAGAGCTGAAAGCCAAGTATCTGGGCGAAAAGCACTGATGCCGTAATGCTCTGCCGCATGTTCCGGCCGGTTTACCCGCCGGAACATGCGGCAAAACAGCTATCGCCTTCCGGACGAAATTTCTGTATAGCGGACAGGCGCCGGACGCACCGATGCAGGCCGCGCCCGACGCACACAGCCTGTCAGACCCGCGGCACCGGCTGCCGCCGGCATCAGCCGTCCCCCGACGGACGGCCGCTCACGGCGTACCGCACGCACATGCGGCACGCCACACTTTTTCCAACTGGTAATAAGACTGATGATGCAACAACTCACAACCGTACTCGAAGCCATGCCCTACATCCTGCAGGGGGGGCTGGTCTCTCTGCTCATTGTGGCCGGCGCCATGATGCTGGGGCTGGCCATGGGCATACCCATGGCAGTGGGACAGGTGTACGGTTCGCCTTTTCTGCGCAGGCTCATCGGCCTGTATGTATGGTTCTTCCGCGGCGTTCCCATTCTGGTACTCATGTTTCTTTTCTATTTCGGCGTGTTTGAACTGCTGGGCCTGAACCTGAGCGCCATTTCCGCCACGGCGCTGGTGCTGGGCATGACCAGCGCCGCCTACCAGTCGCAGATTTTCCGCGGTTCCATACAGGCGCTGCCCGCAGGGCAGCTTAA harbors:
- a CDS encoding Dabb family protein — protein: MIKHIVWWTLKEEAEGATAAENAEKMIRMLRELDGRIPSLMAIEASSAIAATTTEQVDVILQTVHASAEDLQAYAEHPEHVKCVGFIKAVVSGRKAIDYEV
- a CDS encoding AMP-binding protein; this encodes MQSLEIFTLRHVLDRSAELFADQPALSAVGGTPVTYSEFKEQVETLSGLLIEQGIAPGDRVALLAENSPNWGIAFFAITTMGAVAVPILPEFHPDAVHHIIRHSESKAVFVSEKLFSKVEDGHYDETPVFLLMETFRPVELGTSRDLVREFKAAGLREFRRLKEKAMRLAQMEPAEVKEDDVASLIYTSGTTGHSKGVVLLHRNIVFDADAVKSIVQVGPGDRLLSILPLSHTYECTLGLVLPVLNGAHIHYMDKPPTARALIPAMGKVRPTCMLSVPLVIEKIYKSAILPKLTGSFFKRLLYGIAPVRKKLNAVAGKKLLETFGGKLRIFCIGGASLAPDVEQFLREAAFPYAIGYGLTETSPLVAGSGPAHTRFTSTGWPLIGVEVRIDAPDPATGEGEILVKGPNVMREYYKAPEITKNTFTEDGWFRTGDLGKFDADGYLYIKGRLKNVIVGPSGENIYPEEIEAVIQQSPYVLETLVYRHEGKLAARIHLDYARLDEEYGSLPAAKMAKKTDDLLEEIRTAANQQVASFARLHKVFEQTEPFEKTPTHKIKRYLYVEQQ
- a CDS encoding adenosine-specific kinase encodes the protein MQLHTVSVKNPESLNMILGQSHFIKTVEDVHEAIVCTVPGAKFGIAFCEASADCLIRWSGTDQSLIDLAVTNAQALGCGHTFIIFMRDMFPINILNTIQQVPEVVRIFCATANPVQGIVAETDQGRGLMGVVDGFAPKGVETEEHIAKRKGFLRTIGYKL
- the ablA gene encoding lysine 2,3-aminomutase; this encodes MKELNERQREVVSMLGNSTSTSGWEDWKWHVRNSIRTVEAAEKILGVTFSDEKRALYKRTLDKFPMSITPYYFSLIDQEDYESDPVFMQAFPDIRELNVSPHDMADPLHEDEDSPAPGITHRYPDRVLFHVSNLCSMYCRHCTRKRKVGDRDSVPDRGQLKQGIEYIRRTPAIRDVLLSGGDPLMLSDERLDWLLGEIRSIPHVEIIRIGSRMPVVLPYRITDGLLAVLKKHHPLWLNTHFNHPRELTRTSRRALARMADAGIPLGNQSVLLADVNDCPRLFRTLNQKLVQNRVRPYYMYQCDLSEGLSHFRTPVGKGIEIIESLVGHTSGMAVPTYVIDAPGGGGKIPMMPNYAISQGVNKVVLRNYEGVITTYTEPDSYEPSYCDRDCRSCHLTLKEDDADETGAIGIEKLLSDWDDTTSLTPENNERLARRDAPADNPADDGAAPAVQAKG
- the ablB gene encoding putative beta-lysine N-acetyltransferase — protein: MQTSLTEFVTETRPVCPPDAEQPDEVRTVGRSVIQHGPLNDRVYLMKVDPDEAPQLIRKVYGLAEEHGYSKLFAKVPQKAIPLFTQHGFTKEACVPGMQNGDGDICFMSRFLRLWRQKPADSAKMRSVLQIAAAKPPLPPSALPAGYELQEMRPRHTREMAALYARVFPSYPFPIHEPDYLEHCMKNDVRFFGAMAGDGIAALASAEMDTAHANAEMTDFATLPAHRGKRLARHLLAHMEKALPENGIRTAYTIARAVSAGMNVTFARCGYRYAGTLVNNTNIAGRIESMNVWFRQLA
- a CDS encoding flavin reductase family protein — protein: MKKSFGAKTLAYPAPLFCVGTYDAQDRPNIMAAAWAGICCSKPPSLAVSLRPATYSHGAILARRAFTVSIPSSAYMAHADYAGMVSGETENKFETLGLTPEKGGFVDAPYVAEFPLVIECALTHSHSIGLHTQFIGEILDVKVDETCLGEDGMPDIRKVDPVIFAPVTRGYYAVGEYLGQAFSAGKTLKK
- a CDS encoding ABC transporter substrate-binding protein encodes the protein MLRKFTIMAAVLALSLAFAGTAFAGKTLINGIDANYPPFAYVDKDGKPAGFDVDAMEWIAAKMGFTVKHKPMEWSTIVQSLVSKKIDMVCSGMSITEERARQVSFSDPYWTVAQVFIAKKGSGLTVEQVFTGGKKLGVQSGTSEADWLDKEKPNKPEWNYTVRFYDSAPLAIEDVINGRIDAAAMDIAPAQDAQRVKPIEVVGSFTDPEYFGIAVRKEDKELLETINKGLALLKADPYWEELKAKYLGEKH
- a CDS encoding amino acid ABC transporter permease — its product is MMQQLTTVLEAMPYILQGGLVSLLIVAGAMMLGLAMGIPMAVGQVYGSPFLRRLIGLYVWFFRGVPILVLMFLFYFGVFELLGLNLSAISATALVLGMTSAAYQSQIFRGSIQALPAGQLKAARAMGMSDSQAIRAVILPQALRLSLPGWSNEYSIILKDSALAYVVGAMDIFTRTHFVASRTYEHLPLFIAAGALYFVITLTGVKLLAALEKKVRIPGYTT